AGGCCGACGACGACGATGACGGCGACGACGACGGGGAGGACGACGGGGGCTTCGACGACGACTGAGCGCGCGTCCCCGGGCGTCCGTGCGAACGAGTGAGAGCGGCGGCGCCCGGGGTAGCACCCCCGTGGCGCGTCCGCTCCGGGACGTGCCGTCCACGGGACGGGGTGGCTCGATGGCGGGGTTGCCGATGAAACTGCTCACGATGCTGCTCGCCGCGGTGACGGCGCTGACACCCGCGTCGCTCCCGGCGGTCGCGGTGGCCGGGGTGCTGGGCGCCACCGCCGCCGTCACGGCCGGATGCGGCGGCGGTGACGAGGACGGCGACGACGAGCGGGAGCGGGACGACCGCAACGACGACGAGCAGAACGAACAGGACGACGACGGCGGGTACTGATCCCGAGCGCACACCGGGACGGGTCCGGCATCCGGGACGCCCGTAGCATCGTGCCGACGGACGGCGGCACGAGGAGACGGCATGGTGCAGGACGCTGAGCGGTGGGCGCGGGACGTGCGGACGATCCGGGTGATCGGCGCCGGGGCGATGGGGCGCGGCATCGCGCAGCTCGCGGCGGCGGGCGGCGTGACCGTCGAGCTCGCGGACGTCCGGATGGAGGCCGTGCGGGACGCCGTCGAGTACGTCTCCGGGATGTTCGACAGGCTCGTCGCGAAGGGCCGGATGGGCGCGGCCGACGCGGCGGCGGCGAAGGAGCGGCTGCGCCCGGTGGGCGAGCCGCTGACGCCGTTCGGCGAGTGCGACCTCGTCGTGGAGGCCGTCCGCGAGGACATGGACACCAAGCGCGAGCTGTTCGCCGCGCTGGAGAAGGCGGTCCCGGCGAAGACGGTCCTGGCGACCAACACCAGCTCGCTGCCGGTGACGGCGATCGCGGCGCCCCTCGCGGACCCGTCCCGGCTGGCCGGCCTGCACTTCTTCAACCCGGTGCCGCTGATGCGCCTCGTCGAGGTGATCGCGGGCGCGCGGACGGCCGGCTGGATCCCGGACGCGCTCGCCGCACTCGTCCGGCGGCTGGGCCACGAGCCGGTGCACGCGCCCGACGCGCCCGGCTTCCTCGTGAACCACGCGGGGCGCGGGCTCGTCACGGAGACGATGCAGATCCTGTCGGAGGGCGCCGCCGAACCGGTGGACGTCGACCGGATCGCCCGGGACGTCCTCGGCCTCAAGATGGGCCCGTGCGAGCTGCTCGATCTGACCGGTCTCGACGTCTCGCACCCGGTCATGGAGTCCGTGTGGACGGGCTTCTACACCGAGCCGCGGCTCCGCCCGTCCCGCGTGGGGCGGGCGCGCATGGAGGCGGGGCTGCTCGGCCGCAAGACCGGCGAGGGCTTCTACCCGTACGTGGACGGCGTCAAGCGGGAGCCCGCCGAGGCCGCGGCGCCCGCGGACGCCGAGCGGCGGCCGGTGTGGATCCACGAGGGCGACGCCGACCGGGGGCCGGGCGCGCGCGAGACGCTGGGCGCGCTGCTGTCGGCGGCCGGGGTCGAGGTGGAGCAGGCGGACGGGCCGTCCGGCCGGGCGATCGTGCTGGTGACCCCGTACGGGGAGCCGGGCGGCGCGGTCGCGGTGCAGGACGGGCTGCCGCTGGAGCGGACGCTGAGCGTCGACCCCCTCGGCGGGTTCTTCACGCGGCTCACCCTCGGCGTGCACCCGGCCGTGGACCGGGACGCCGGACGTTCGGCGCTCGCGGCGCTCGCCGCGACCGGACGCCCGGTGAGCGTCGTCCGGGACGGCCCCGCGCCCGTCGCGCAGCGGCTGCTGGCGTCGATCGTGAACGTCGCGTGCGGGATCGCCGAACAGGATCTCGCCCGTCCGGCCGACATCGACACGGCCGTCCGGCTGGGCCTCGGCTACCCGCGCGGCCCGCTGGAGTGGGGCGACCACGTGGGCGCCGAGATCGTCCTCGACATCCTGGAGGGGCTGTCGATGGGCACGGGCGACCCGCGCTACCGGCCGTCCACGTGGCTGACCGAGCGGGCCGGGCTGGGCCTCCCGCTGACCGAGACCGGCACCCGCCCGGCCGACCTGACGGGCTGACGAACGTTCGCCCGCCCTTCGCCCGGGAGCCGCACCGCGTTCGGCGTCCGGTACCCGGTCGCCGCCGAGTCTCTGTCTCGCGATGATCTTCCCGTGCCCCCGCGCCCGCGCGGGAGCGGCGAACGGAGGTTCGGTTGATCGAGACGGTGTTCCGGACGTCGGACGTGGCGCGCGCGGACCGGATCGGCTACTGGCACGAGCTGGTGAGCCGGTCTCGCGCCCCGGTGGAGCTGAGCGGCGATCCCGACCGGTTCGAGGCGAGCGAGCGCGCGTTGCGGCTCGGCACGGACCCCGACGCGGTGACCGTCCTCGCGACCGTGACGAGCGCGGCGACCGTCCGCCGGACGCCGGAGCTGATCCGGCGGTCCGATCCCGAGGTCCTGTACCTGTCGCTGGCGTTGCGCGGGGACGCCGAGGTCGTCTGCGGCGACCGGGCGTTCCGGTACGGCCCCGCGCAGTGGGCGGTGCACGACTCGTCACGTTCCGCCACGGTCCGCCTCACCGACGGCCCCGGCCCGTTCGAGTCGATCGGGATCGTGGTCCCGCTGCGGCTGCTGTCGGTTCCCCGCGACCAGGTCGGCCGCGCGATCGGGGCGCCGCTGCCGGGGCGCGGCGGGGTCGGGGGACTGCTGGCGGGGACGCTGGCGAACATCATCGCCGACCCGGGCGCCTACCGCGCGTCCGACGGCCCGCGCCTCGCGACCGTCCTGGCCGACCTGGTCTCGGCGCTGCTCGCCCACGCGATCGACGCCGGGGACGCCGCGCCCGGCGCGCCGCCCGAGGTCCGCAGGCGGACGCTGCTGCTGCGGGCGCACGAGTTCATCGACCGGCACCTCCAGGATCCGGAGCTGTCCCCGGCCGCCGTCGCCGCCGCGCACCACATCTCCGTGAGCTACCTGCACCGGCTGTTCAGCGCGGAGGGCCGCACGGTCGCGGCCTGGATCCGGCTGCGGCGGCTCGAACGCGCCCGGCTGGCGCTGGCCGATCCCGCGCTGCGGACCGTCCCCGTCCACCGCATCGCCGCCATGTGCGGGTTCACCCACCATTCCGCGTTCACGCGGGCGTTCCGCGACGCGTTCGGGCTGCCGCCCAGCGACTACCGGCACCGGGCGCTGGACGCGCCCGCGTAGACGCATCGTCAAGGAACCGTCCACCGCGGGTCAAGGACTTCCCCGGCGATCGTGTCCAAGATCAACTTGTGATGACACGACGTTTCACCGTTCTCGGAACGACCCTGCTCGCGCTGGCGACGACGGCCCCCGCCGTGGCGACCGCCGCGCAGGCACGGGAGACCCCCGCCACAAGTCCCTGGGACGTCGCGACGGGCTCGGCCACCGGCTCGCCGGCGGCACGGTCGGCCGCGCAGGTGCAGGAGTACTGGACGCCCGAGCGCATGGCCGCCGCGCGGCCGACACCGGCGCCCGAGGTGTCGCCCGCCGAGGCCGCCGCGTCCGCGCGGACCGCCGCCGCGGAGCCGCCCGTGGCCGAGCCCGAAACCGGCGACGGCCACATCCCGCCCGCCGCCGACGCGGGCGAACCGGCCATCGGGACCAGGGCGCTGACCTACTTCTCCACCTCGAAGATCTGGGCCGGCCACGGGCGGATGCCAGCCCAGACGATCGGGAAGCTGTACTACACGCGCAACGGCAACGGCTACTACTGCTCGGCCGCCACGATCAACTCGTCCAACCGCAACACGATCTGGACGGCCGGGCACTGCGTCACCGACGGCAACCGCAACTGGTACTCGAACTTCACGTTCGTCCCGGACTTCCACGACGGCACGCGCCCGCACGGCACGTGGACGGCCCGGTCGTGGGCCGCGCCGAACGGCTACTTCGACGGCAAGAACCACCGGTACGACATGGCCGCGCTCGCGCTGAACCTCAACAACGGCCGCCGGGTCGGCGACGTGGTCGGCTACCAGGGCTACCGGTTCGGCGAGAGCTACAACGAGACGACGTTCCACGACACGCGCGCGTTCGGCTACCCGCAGAACACGCACCCCGCCCGCTCCGGGATCAGCTCCAACAAGCTCCGGTTCTGCGTCGGCTACGCCGCGACGGACGCCCTCTACAAGCGGATCGGCTGCGACATGGGCGGCGGCTCCAGCGGCGGGCCGTGGATCACCGAGATGCCGCTCTCCCGCGGCTGGGGTTACATCATCGGGCACAACGCCTGGCACTACGGCAACGACCCGTGGGAGTACGGGCCGACGCTCGGGACGGCGGCCATCAACGTCCGCGACGCCGTCCACACCGACTGACACCGGCGGCGCGCACCGGCCGTTGGACGGCCGGTGCGCGCCGCCCGGTCGGGACCGGGCTCGGGGCTCAGGACTCGTAGTTCTTCGGCGGGGCGGGCTTGGTGTCGCTCCAGCCCATGTCACGGATGGCCGTGTAGTCGATGATGAACCCGGGCTCGCGGTCCTTGTACGGGCCGCCGGGCTTGGTCAGCACGTTCTGCATGGCCAGCGCGTTCCCGGTCGCCTTGTCGAAGACGATCTCCTGGCGGCTCTCGTAGGTGCCCTGGTTCTCGGGCGGCGTGCCGAACTCGCCCGTGACCTCGTAGCTGCGGCTCCCGGACGTCAGCGCGACGCCCTTACGGCCCAGCGGGTCGGTGGTCTCGCCGACGGCCTTCACCCCGGGCTCGGCCATCAGCGCCTTCATCAGCGCGGCCCGGACCTTCGGGGGAACCGGCAGGTCGCTCAGCCGCCACCCGACCGTCCGGATCTTCGAGGCGGCGACGAACTCCTCGGTCTGGAGGTTCTCGGGAACCTTCTGCCCGCGCGCCTCCAGCAGCCCGGCCTCCGTCTGCTCCGGGTCGAACGCCTCCTCGGCGAGCTTCTTCGGATCGGTCGGCAGGTTCTGCAGCTCTTCGAGGGTGTACTGGCCCAGCCATTCCTGCTGCGTGTTGGTGCCGTCCAGCTTCCACGGCCCCTTGTCCGCCATGTTGAAGGTGAGCCACTTGTCGCTCGACCACACCTTGACCTGGGAGGGGCTGCCGGCCTTCGTCCAGGCCGCCTCGTCCGCCGGCGTCCACAGCTTCGGGCCGGGGAAGCTCTCGTGGAACGTCACGTCCGCTCCGGGCTCGAGCCCGGCCGAGACGAACGTCGCGGAACGCGCCCCCGCGATCGCGTACGCGCCCGTCTCGGCGGGCACCACGTACGACTGCCCGGACACGTGCTCGGTGAAGAAGTACTTGCCGGTCTCCTGCTTCGCGGCGTTCTCGGCGGCCACCAGGACGGCCTGCCTGCCGAGGTCGATCTGGCCCTGCGGGCCGCCCGCCTGCGTGCCCTCGGCGGGCGACGGGTCGCCCGAGCCGATCGCGGAGATCGCGACGGCCGCCGCGGCACCGGCCGCGACGAGGCCGAGCCCGGCCTTGAGCGGCCACCCGAAGCGCGCCTTCGCGCGTCCGCCCGCCCGCCCGGGGTTCGCGATCTCGCGGCGGAGCCGGCGCCGCCCCTCGTCCGCGGCCTGCTGGGTGGGGGGTTCGTTCAGCATCTCGGCGATCGCCTTCATCTCGTCCATGGTCATTCTCCTTGCGTCGGGGCGAGGGCCGCCCGCAGCTTCCGGCGCGCCCGGTTCAGCCGGGACCCGACCGTGCCGAAGGGGATGCCGAGCACCGTCGCGATCTCCTGGTGGGACAGCTCCGCGAGCGCGACGAGCAGCACGACGTCGCGTTCCTTGCTGGACAGTCCGGCCAGCGCGCGCGCCAGGCTCGGCCGCATCCGCGCGGCCGACACGGCGGTCGCGACGCGATCCTCGTAGCCGCCCGCGTCCGGTTCCGGCGCGAGGCGGGACAGCGCCCGGTACCGGCGGGTCTCGGCGCGGCGGTGCTGCGCGACGAGGTTCGTCGCGATGCCGAACAGCCAGGGCCGGACGTCGCCCTTGGCGGGGTCGAACGTGTCCCGGCGGCGGAACGCCGCGAGGAACGTCTCGGCGACGACGTCCTCGGCGGCCTGCGCGCCGAGCCGGCCGGCGACGTACCGGTGGATCACCGGGAAGTGCCGGTCGTAGACGTCGGTGAACCGCTCGGGCCGGTCGCGGGACGCGGTGACGAGCGTGGCGTCGTCGATCTCGGGCGCGGCGGTCACGGGGCCGTCCGCGGGCCGGGTTCGTCGGGCATCTCACACACCTCCGGGGGGATGGTCGTCACCCGGTACTCCACCGGTTCCGCGACCCGCTTTCGCTTTCCGCCGCCGGACGGGCGCGGGACGAGCGCGGCGAGCAGTGCAGCGGCCAGCATCGCACCCGCCTTCCGGGCTGAACGCGGAAGGCCCGCCGCCCCCAGTGGGGGACGGCGGGCCCGTGCGGCGATCGGGTCAGAAGGGCGCCTTCGCGGGCGGCTCCGGCCGGCTGTCGGTCCAGCCCGCGTCGCGAATGGCGGAGTAGTTGATCACGAATCCGGGCTCGCGGTCCTTGTACGGGCCGCCGGGCTCGGTCAGGACCTGCTGCACCGCGAGCACCTCGCCGGTGTCCCGGTCGAAGACGATCTCCTCGCGGCTGCCGTACCGGCCCTGCTCCTCGGGCGGCGCACCGTATTCGTCGGTGACCGTCCGCGAGGTGCTCGCGGAGGCCAGCGCGACCCCCTCGCGGCCGAGCGGGTCGACGGCCTCGTCGATCGCCGTGATCCCCGGCTGCTCGGCCAGCGCCCGCATGAGCCCGGCGCGGACGTCCGGCGGAAGCGGCGCGTCCTGGAGGACTCGCCCGGCCCTCAGGACCTTGTGGCGCGGCTGGTTCATCTCGGCGAGCCGACGCTTCATCGCCTCCCGGACGGCGGGGTCGTCCTGCACCGGCGGCCTGCCGTTGGCGCCTTCCCAGTTCTCGCCGAAGAACATCTCGCCGAGGGCCTTCGCGTCGGTCGGCAGGGCCTGGATCTCCTCGATCGTGCGGCCGCCCAGCCACTTGCCGCCGCCCGCCGGGTTCGGGTCGTCGACCTCCCACGACGTCTTCGACAGGTCGTAGGTGTAGTAGTGGTCGTTCGACCAGACGCGGAACTTCGACGGCGAGCCCGCCTCCTTCCACGCCGCCTCGTCCGCGGGGGTCAGCGGCCGGGACGGGATGTCGCGGCCGTAGAACGCCTCGCCCATGCCCGGCTCGGCCCCGGCCCAGCGGAAGAACTCCGAGTGCGCGCCGACGACCGCGTAGGCGCCGGTCTCGGCCCGGATCATGTACGACTGGCCGTGGATCACGTCGGAGAACCAGTACTCGCCCGTCCGCTGCCGCGCGGCCTGCTCCGCCGCCGCCAGGACGGCCCGCTTGCCGAGGTCCACGGGCGCGGCCTGCGAACCGCCGGAACCCGGCGGCGCGGCTCCCGGCCCGGCCGCCGAGATCGCGACGGCCGCCGCCGCGCCGACCGCGACCAGCGCCAGCCCGCCCTTGACCGGCCACCCGAACCGGACGCGGCGCGCGCGCGGCGTCCGCTCGTCCCCGAACATGCGGGCGCGGGCGTCCGACGTCTCGCGCATCGTGGGCGGCGCGGGCTCCCCGTAGGCGTCCCTGATCATTCGCATCTCATCCATGGCCGTTCTCCATGTCGTGCATCGGGTTCGTCCCGCCCAGCGCCTTGCGCAGCTTCTTCCGCGCGCGGCTCAGCCGCGACCCGACCGTCCCGTACGGGATGCCGAGCGCCGCGGCGATCTCCTGATGGCCGAGGTCGGCGAGCGCGACGAGGAGCAGCACGTCCCGTTCGCCCGCCGACAGGTTCGCGATCGCGCCCGCGAGCCGTCCCCGCACGCCCTGCGCGCTGACCCGCGCGTCCACCTGCTCGGCGTGCCCCTCGGCGGGTCCGACCGGCCCGGGCCCGAGCCGCTCCCGGGCGCGCAGCCCGCGCACCTCGCCGCGCCGGTGCTTGGCGACGAGCTTGGTGGCGATGCCGTACAGCCAGGTCCGGACGCCCGCCCTGGACGGGTCGTAGCGGTGCCGCACCCGGAACGCCTCGAGGAACGTCTGGGACGCGACGTCGGCCCCGACGTCCGGCCCGAGCCGGCGCGCGGTGTAGCCGCGGATCTCCGCGAAGTAGGCGTCGAAGATCTCGCCGAACCGCTCGGGGTCGTCCAGCGACGCCCGGACGGCGGCGGCGGTGTCCGCCGGGGCGGGGCCGCCGCCCGGCGGGTCCGCGGTGAGGGGTTCACCCATGAAAGGTGCCTTTCGTGCCTTCGGATGCGATCGCGATGGTCGCCCTCGTATCCCCCGGACCCGGCCGCGCCTTTCCCGCCCTTTCCCGCTTTTTCCGGCGGCCCCGGTCAGCGCGGGGCGGGGCCCGTGGAGCGGCGGATGGCGAGGTGCGAGTCGAGGACGACCTGGTCGCGGGCGGGGCGGACCCCGTGGCGGTCGCGCACGGCCAGCAGCATGTCGACGGCCGGCGAGGGACTCCCGGCGGCGCGCGCCCGGCCGGGAGCGGGGCGGCCCGGCGAAGAAGACGATCGAGCGGTGCCCCAGCGAGGCGAGGTGCTCGACGATCTGGCGGGTGCCCTCGGTGTGCTCGACGATGACGCTCGGGACGCCCGCGACCCGCCGGCTGATCAGGGTGAGGCGGTGCCCGGCCGAGAGCTTCGTGATCTCCTCGTCCGACATCCGGCTGGCCGCGATCACGAAGCCGTCGACGGACGGGCCGAGCCGCTCGATGTTGCGCGCCTCGACCTCGGGCGACTCCTCGGTGTCGCCGACGATGAGGGTACAGCCCGCGGCGCGCGCCTGGTGCTCGGCGCCCCGGACGACCCCGAAGAAGTGGGGGTTCGTGATGTCGGAGACGAACAGGGCGAGGGTGTCGGTCCGGCCCGAGGGCAGGGCGCGGGCCAGGGTGTTGGTGCGGTAGCCGAGCCGGGCGGCCACCTCGGCGACCCGGGCGGCGGTCACGGCGTTGACGCGTCCGGGATTGGACACGCACGCCGGGCGGGCGGCGCCGTCACCGCCGTCCGGCCAGTAGCCTCCGGGGCGGGACGCGCGAATCGGAGGCGGAGCATGTCGGTGGATCAGGACGTCGTCGCACTCGACGACCCGGTGGGCGCCTCGCTTCGCGGACGGCACGCGCACCTCGCCCGTCGGCTCGGCCGCGCCGCCGCCTACGTGCCGGAGGTCTCGACCTTCGCCGCGGTGTCCGCCGACCCGGACGCGGCGGAGTGGGACGACCTCGCCCGGCTGCTCGGCCGCGGGGAACTCGCCGACATGTTCAGCAGCCCGGCGGCACCGCCGCCGGGCTGGGATCCGGTCTTCGTCCTCGACGGGCTGCAGATGGTCTGGTCCGGCCGTCCCGTCGAAGACGAGCCGGGCGGCGTGGTCGAACTGGGCGCGGACCACGTTCCCGAGATGCTCGATCTCGCCGCGCGGACCCGTCCGGGGCCGTTCTGGGCGCGCACCCGCGAACTCGGCGCGTACGTCGGCGTCCGGGAGAACGGCCGGCTGGTGGCGATGGCGGGCGAGCGGCTCCGCCCGCCGGGATGGACGGAGCTCAGCGCCGTCTGCACCGCCCCCGAGGCGCGCGGGCGCGGCCACGCCGCCCGGCTGGTGCGGGCGCTCGTCGCGCGCGTCGTGGCGCGGGACGAGCGTCCCTTCCTGCACGTGGCCGAGGCGAACACGTCCGCGATCGGACTCTACGGGCGGCTCGGCTTCGAGGTCCGCGAGCCGGTGACGTTCCGCGGCTTCCGCGTCCCGTGACCGGCGGCTACTCCGCGTAGGGCTGGTCGGTGCCCTGGTCGCTGTAGCCGAGGCTCCAGATGTAGCCGTCCGGGTCGGCGAAGGTGCCGCCGTACCCGCCCCACGGCAGGGCCCCGGCGGGCTTGAGGACGGTGGCGCCGGCCTTCTCGGCCTCCGCCATGATCTCGTCGACCCGCGCCTCGCTGCGGACGACGTAGGTGAGGACGAGCCCGCTGAAACCGCCGCCCTCGGCGGACGTGCCGACCTGCTCGGCGAGTCCCTCGCGGCTGTAGAAGCCGACGGGCGACGCCCCGTCGGACTCGAAGAACACCGAGACGCCCCAGTCGTTCTTGACCTTCCAGCCGAGGCCCTCGGTGTAGAAGCGCTTCGCCCGGTCCATGTCCCGGACGCCGAGGAGGATCGAGCTCACGTGCGCCTTCATGTTCGTCTCCCTGTTCGTGAGGTGTGTTCGTGAGGTGTGGGCGGAATCCGTCCGCCCTGCCTCGAACGCTATGTACGGGCGGGAGGCGGGCGCTTCTCGATTCCTGACCGATCCGATGTCGCGGCTGACCGCGACCGTGGGCGGGCATACCCCCGTTCGGGGGTGGCGTGGGTCACGGTGGTTGGCCAACGATGCTCCTGAGGTGTTCGTCCGGCCACGAGGAGAGATCAATGCCGGCAGTCGAGTTCCGCGGCGCGCGCGACTTCCTGCTCGCGAACCGGGACGACTACGCGGTGGCGTACGAGCGGTTCCGCTGGCCGGTGCTGACCGGCTTCAACTGGGCCCTCGACTGGTTCGACCGGATCGCGGAGGGCAACGACGCGCCCGCGCTGTGGATCGTCGAGGAGGACGGGACGGAGGCGAAGTTCTCCTTCGCGGACCTGTCCCGGCGGTCGAACCAGGTCGCGAACCTGCTGCGGGAGCACGGGGTGCGGCGCGGCGACCGGATCGTCCTGATGCTCGGCAACCAGGTCGAGCTGTGGGAGACGGTGCTCGCGACGATGAAGCTCGGCGCGGTGCTGATCCCGTGCACGCCGCTGCTCGGGCCCGCCGATCTACAGGACCGGCTGACGCGCGGCGCCGCCGGGCACGTGGTGACGGGCGCGGAGCACGCAGGGAAGTTCGCGGGGCTGAAGGGCGACTTCACGCGGATCGCGGTGGGCGAACCCGTCGACGGGTGGGTGTCGTACGCCGACGCCTACGAGGAGGCCGGGGAGTTCGTCCCGTACGGGCAGACGAAGTCGAGCGACACGCTGCTGCTGTA
The nucleotide sequence above comes from Actinomadura algeriensis. Encoded proteins:
- a CDS encoding sigma-70 family RNA polymerase sigma factor, which produces MSNPGRVNAVTAARVAEVAARLGYRTNTLARALPSGRTDTLALFVSDITNPHFFGVVRGAEHQARAAGCTLIVGDTEESPEVEARNIERLGPSVDGFVIAASRMSDEEITKLSAGHRLTLISRRVAGVPSVIVEHTEGTRQIVEHLASLGHRSIVFFAGPPRSRPGARRRESLAGRRHAAGRARPPRGPPRPRPGRPRLAPRHPPLHGPRPALTGAAGKSGKGRERRGRVRGIRGRPSRSHPKARKAPFMGEPLTADPPGGGPAPADTAAAVRASLDDPERFGEIFDAYFAEIRGYTARRLGPDVGADVASQTFLEAFRVRHRYDPSRAGVRTWLYGIATKLVAKHRRGEVRGLRARERLGPGPVGPAEGHAEQVDARVSAQGVRGRLAGAIANLSAGERDVLLLVALADLGHQEIAAALGIPYGTVGSRLSRARKKLRKALGGTNPMHDMENGHG
- a CDS encoding GNAT family N-acetyltransferase, with amino-acid sequence MSVDQDVVALDDPVGASLRGRHAHLARRLGRAAAYVPEVSTFAAVSADPDAAEWDDLARLLGRGELADMFSSPAAPPPGWDPVFVLDGLQMVWSGRPVEDEPGGVVELGADHVPEMLDLAARTRPGPFWARTRELGAYVGVRENGRLVAMAGERLRPPGWTELSAVCTAPEARGRGHAARLVRALVARVVARDERPFLHVAEANTSAIGLYGRLGFEVREPVTFRGFRVP
- a CDS encoding helix-turn-helix domain-containing protein codes for the protein MIETVFRTSDVARADRIGYWHELVSRSRAPVELSGDPDRFEASERALRLGTDPDAVTVLATVTSAATVRRTPELIRRSDPEVLYLSLALRGDAEVVCGDRAFRYGPAQWAVHDSSRSATVRLTDGPGPFESIGIVVPLRLLSVPRDQVGRAIGAPLPGRGGVGGLLAGTLANIIADPGAYRASDGPRLATVLADLVSALLAHAIDAGDAAPGAPPEVRRRTLLLRAHEFIDRHLQDPELSPAAVAAAHHISVSYLHRLFSAEGRTVAAWIRLRRLERARLALADPALRTVPVHRIAAMCGFTHHSAFTRAFRDAFGLPPSDYRHRALDAPA
- a CDS encoding trypsin-like serine peptidase, which gives rise to MTRRFTVLGTTLLALATTAPAVATAAQARETPATSPWDVATGSATGSPAARSAAQVQEYWTPERMAAARPTPAPEVSPAEAAASARTAAAEPPVAEPETGDGHIPPAADAGEPAIGTRALTYFSTSKIWAGHGRMPAQTIGKLYYTRNGNGYYCSAATINSSNRNTIWTAGHCVTDGNRNWYSNFTFVPDFHDGTRPHGTWTARSWAAPNGYFDGKNHRYDMAALALNLNNGRRVGDVVGYQGYRFGESYNETTFHDTRAFGYPQNTHPARSGISSNKLRFCVGYAATDALYKRIGCDMGGGSSGGPWITEMPLSRGWGYIIGHNAWHYGNDPWEYGPTLGTAAINVRDAVHTD
- a CDS encoding VOC family protein — its product is MKAHVSSILLGVRDMDRAKRFYTEGLGWKVKNDWGVSVFFESDGASPVGFYSREGLAEQVGTSAEGGGFSGLVLTYVVRSEARVDEIMAEAEKAGATVLKPAGALPWGGYGGTFADPDGYIWSLGYSDQGTDQPYAE
- a CDS encoding RNA polymerase sigma factor: MTAAPEIDDATLVTASRDRPERFTDVYDRHFPVIHRYVAGRLGAQAAEDVVAETFLAAFRRRDTFDPAKGDVRPWLFGIATNLVAQHRRAETRRYRALSRLAPEPDAGGYEDRVATAVSAARMRPSLARALAGLSSKERDVVLLVALAELSHQEIATVLGIPFGTVGSRLNRARRKLRAALAPTQGE
- a CDS encoding 3-hydroxyacyl-CoA dehydrogenase, producing MVQDAERWARDVRTIRVIGAGAMGRGIAQLAAAGGVTVELADVRMEAVRDAVEYVSGMFDRLVAKGRMGAADAAAAKERLRPVGEPLTPFGECDLVVEAVREDMDTKRELFAALEKAVPAKTVLATNTSSLPVTAIAAPLADPSRLAGLHFFNPVPLMRLVEVIAGARTAGWIPDALAALVRRLGHEPVHAPDAPGFLVNHAGRGLVTETMQILSEGAAEPVDVDRIARDVLGLKMGPCELLDLTGLDVSHPVMESVWTGFYTEPRLRPSRVGRARMEAGLLGRKTGEGFYPYVDGVKREPAEAAAPADAERRPVWIHEGDADRGPGARETLGALLSAAGVEVEQADGPSGRAIVLVTPYGEPGGAVAVQDGLPLERTLSVDPLGGFFTRLTLGVHPAVDRDAGRSALAALAATGRPVSVVRDGPAPVAQRLLASIVNVACGIAEQDLARPADIDTAVRLGLGYPRGPLEWGDHVGAEIVLDILEGLSMGTGDPRYRPSTWLTERAGLGLPLTETGTRPADLTG